Proteins from one Phyllobacterium zundukense genomic window:
- a CDS encoding CpaD family pilus assembly protein has product MSNANEKLRMKPVLALLAVTLLAGCAQQRDVTGGIPDDYRTNHPIVISEKEQVADIPVGHADTKLSITQRSIIEHAAANYRSNGSGVIHILIPDGSPNERAAAKLRGDVAATLRKNGVKPFNISSERYQAGPEESAPIRLSYSAMTASTNTCGQWPKDILDTAQNRHYSNFGCANQSNFAAQLANPADLLGPRATSPIDAERRIVVIDDYRNAPTPEPITAQEVEY; this is encoded by the coding sequence ATGTCGAACGCGAACGAGAAACTCCGCATGAAGCCGGTCCTGGCCTTGCTGGCTGTAACGCTGCTTGCAGGCTGCGCCCAGCAACGCGATGTGACAGGAGGCATTCCGGACGATTACCGCACCAATCATCCGATCGTTATTTCGGAAAAAGAGCAGGTCGCCGATATACCGGTCGGCCACGCCGATACCAAGCTGTCCATCACCCAGCGCAGCATCATCGAGCATGCCGCAGCCAATTACCGGTCAAACGGGTCCGGCGTCATTCACATTCTCATTCCCGACGGTTCGCCCAATGAACGTGCCGCGGCGAAGCTACGGGGCGACGTTGCCGCAACCCTGCGAAAAAATGGTGTGAAGCCGTTTAACATCTCCAGCGAACGCTACCAGGCTGGTCCGGAAGAATCCGCTCCTATTCGCCTTTCCTATTCGGCGATGACTGCATCGACCAATACATGCGGCCAATGGCCCAAGGATATCCTCGATACGGCTCAAAACAGGCACTACTCCAATTTTGGTTGTGCCAATCAGAGCAATTTCGCGGCACAACTCGCCAACCCGGCCGATTTGCTCGGACCGCGCGCAACGTCTCCGATCGATGCTGAACGGCGAATTGTCGTGATCGATGACTACAGAAATGCGCCTACACCCGAGCCAATCACGGCACAGGAAGTTGAGTACTAA
- a CDS encoding type II and III secretion system protein family protein, which translates to MGSETKMIKYGFRRPWMAMAVAVGCALAVPAIQSTASAESNVVRLNQGQGMNKRINLGLNKSLVVDLPVDAYDILVANPTVADAVTRTARRIYLFGKQVGQTNIFVFGPNGEQLASFDLVIERDVAGLEDALKKYIPDSNIKVELMNDNVILTGSVQTPLDAKRATDLATLLVSGGEATTGQYALTASGQGGSNGGGGSDVAINNPDETRQTSKIVNLIQIAGEDQVTLKVTVAEVSRTVMKQLGVNLVVNGIGNGISFSGLSQNVAALGQPLSQSGGSIGGTIGNTSVAAYLNAMEIAGVMKTLAEPSLTAISGEKATFKVGGEYNIFSGQEVTDTGIVERTHRTIEYGIGLEFTPVVLSPGRISLKVRTSVSEPTIEGSITVPDGANQGSNILSIRKRLADTTVELPSGGSMMIAGLLRDDVRQTISGFPGLAKIPVLGTLFRSRDFIRNESELVVIITPYLVRPVARTALARPDDNLNPASDAAGIFLGKVNRIYGTKEASLPAGQYEGTVGYIYK; encoded by the coding sequence ATGGGAAGCGAGACAAAGATGATCAAATACGGTTTCCGGCGTCCATGGATGGCGATGGCTGTCGCCGTTGGCTGCGCTCTCGCGGTTCCTGCAATACAAAGTACGGCGAGTGCCGAAAGCAATGTTGTAAGGCTCAACCAGGGCCAGGGTATGAACAAGCGGATCAATCTCGGCCTGAACAAGTCACTGGTCGTCGACCTCCCGGTGGATGCCTACGACATTCTCGTGGCAAATCCCACCGTGGCCGACGCGGTAACCCGCACGGCACGCCGTATCTATCTCTTCGGCAAACAGGTCGGGCAAACGAATATTTTCGTTTTTGGACCCAATGGTGAGCAGTTGGCAAGCTTCGATCTTGTAATCGAACGTGACGTCGCCGGCCTTGAAGACGCTTTGAAAAAATACATTCCGGATTCGAACATCAAAGTCGAACTGATGAATGACAACGTCATTCTCACGGGTTCGGTGCAGACGCCCCTCGATGCGAAACGCGCAACCGATCTTGCCACATTGCTCGTTTCAGGCGGCGAGGCGACGACAGGACAATACGCGCTAACCGCATCAGGCCAAGGCGGCAGCAATGGCGGTGGCGGTTCCGATGTAGCGATCAACAACCCGGACGAGACGCGACAGACAAGCAAGATTGTTAACCTGATTCAAATCGCCGGCGAGGATCAGGTCACGCTCAAGGTGACTGTCGCCGAAGTCAGCCGGACAGTGATGAAGCAGCTCGGCGTCAATCTGGTTGTGAACGGTATAGGTAACGGAATCAGTTTTTCTGGCTTGTCTCAAAACGTCGCTGCCTTGGGCCAACCCTTGAGCCAGTCCGGCGGAAGTATTGGCGGCACGATCGGTAATACATCGGTCGCCGCCTATCTTAACGCGATGGAAATAGCTGGAGTGATGAAAACGCTCGCAGAGCCGTCCTTGACGGCTATCTCCGGCGAGAAAGCTACATTCAAAGTTGGTGGCGAGTATAATATTTTCTCCGGCCAAGAGGTGACCGACACTGGCATAGTCGAACGCACCCATAGGACGATCGAATATGGTATCGGGCTGGAATTTACTCCAGTTGTTCTTTCGCCAGGGCGCATCAGCCTGAAGGTGAGGACGTCTGTTTCGGAACCGACCATTGAGGGGTCTATTACCGTTCCAGACGGAGCAAACCAGGGATCCAACATTCTTTCCATTCGCAAGCGCCTTGCAGACACGACGGTTGAATTGCCGTCGGGCGGATCAATGATGATTGCAGGGTTGCTGCGCGACGACGTGCGCCAGACAATTTCGGGTTTTCCCGGCCTCGCGAAAATTCCGGTCCTCGGCACATTGTTCCGCAGCCGAGATTTCATCAGGAATGAGAGCGAACTCGTGGTCATCATCACACCTTACCTCGTCCGTCCGGTCGCTCGCACAGCACTCGCTCGTCCTGACGACAATCTTAATCCTGCCAGTGATGCTGCGGGTATCTTCCTCGGCAAGGTCAACCGTATCTACGGCACCAAGGAAGCCAGCCTGCCTGCAGGCCAGTACGAGGGCACTGTCGGGTACATTTACAAATGA
- the cpaB gene encoding Flp pilus assembly protein CpaB, whose product MQKARLVILVVAVAAAGAAGYIAMHMKPNVTVVAEAGPQIKLQDILVATENLGVGVEVQGQMRWQQWPEEAVADGYIKRSERPNAEEELKGSTVRLQIFPGEPIREAKLIGKGQSFMSAQLPAGMRAVATQIAAETSAGGFILPDDYVDVIMIRQMEGEQKQYATETILSNIRVLAIDQTIQEDEKGEKTKVGSTATLELTPEQAEILTVAQQMAARLSLVLRSVQDAQEQTGPGAEYLVNSPGRAGNVKLIKSGTVTEILGRK is encoded by the coding sequence ATGCAAAAAGCGCGTCTTGTCATATTGGTCGTAGCGGTCGCTGCTGCGGGTGCGGCTGGCTACATCGCCATGCATATGAAGCCCAATGTGACGGTTGTCGCCGAAGCCGGCCCTCAGATCAAGTTGCAGGACATTCTGGTCGCCACCGAAAATCTCGGCGTCGGGGTCGAAGTGCAGGGGCAGATGCGTTGGCAGCAATGGCCGGAGGAGGCCGTCGCCGACGGATACATCAAGCGTTCCGAACGGCCCAATGCAGAAGAAGAACTGAAAGGTTCAACAGTCCGTCTGCAGATTTTCCCCGGAGAGCCGATCCGAGAAGCCAAATTGATCGGCAAAGGCCAGAGCTTCATGTCCGCGCAGCTCCCGGCAGGCATGCGCGCCGTTGCGACGCAGATTGCAGCCGAGACCAGCGCTGGCGGGTTTATCCTGCCAGATGACTATGTCGATGTGATCATGATCCGGCAGATGGAGGGCGAGCAGAAGCAGTACGCGACTGAAACCATTCTGAGCAACATTCGCGTGTTGGCGATCGACCAGACAATTCAGGAGGACGAAAAAGGTGAGAAGACCAAGGTTGGTTCCACCGCTACGCTCGAACTCACGCCGGAACAAGCCGAAATTCTGACAGTCGCCCAGCAGATGGCTGCTCGCCTGTCGCTGGTTCTGCGCTCCGTACAGGACGCGCAGGAACAGACGGGACCCGGCGCCGAATATCTCGTCAACTCACCCGGCAGGGCAGGCAACGTCAAGTTGATCAAGTCCGGGACCGTGACCGAAATCCTGGGGCGGAAATAA
- a CDS encoding prepilin peptidase, which yields MVEAAILVIFPFAMVFAATSDLLSMTIQNRVPLILMVSFMVIAPLTGMAWDVYGMHFLAAVTVLAATFVLFATGTMGGGDAKLMASTALWLGWNLELVQYLITLSLFGGLLTMLILHYRGSFVARVYTERFEFMRRLAQKGEGVPYGITLGLAGLLTFPSSPLGLWVIDRLAHS from the coding sequence ATGGTTGAAGCAGCTATACTCGTCATATTTCCGTTTGCCATGGTGTTTGCAGCCACATCGGATCTGTTGTCCATGACGATACAGAATAGGGTTCCACTCATTCTGATGGTATCCTTCATGGTCATTGCGCCTTTAACCGGCATGGCCTGGGACGTCTATGGAATGCACTTTCTTGCCGCAGTGACGGTGCTTGCAGCCACTTTTGTCTTGTTTGCCACCGGAACGATGGGCGGCGGGGACGCCAAGCTCATGGCCTCCACGGCGCTCTGGTTGGGCTGGAATCTGGAATTGGTGCAGTACCTGATAACGCTATCGCTGTTTGGCGGACTGTTGACGATGTTAATCCTGCACTACCGCGGCTCGTTTGTTGCACGAGTCTATACGGAGCGATTTGAGTTCATGCGTCGTCTCGCGCAAAAAGGCGAAGGCGTGCCCTATGGAATAACGCTCGGATTGGCCGGACTACTGACCTTTCCGTCGTCACCGCTTGGCCTGTGGGTTATCGATCGCCTTGCTCATAGTTGA
- a CDS encoding Flp family type IVb pilin — protein sequence MRRPVKIIFDVFAGFLRDRSAATAIEYTLIASIISIGILVGAGTLGTSLKDLYTSLAEDVTEAADR from the coding sequence ATGAGACGACCTGTAAAGATTATCTTCGACGTCTTCGCCGGGTTCCTGCGTGATAGATCTGCCGCGACAGCTATCGAATACACATTGATCGCCTCGATCATCAGCATAGGCATTCTCGTCGGTGCGGGTACGCTCGGCACATCGTTGAAGGATTTATATACGAGTCTCGCTGAAGATGTGACGGAAGCGGCCGACAGATGA
- a CDS encoding pilus assembly protein N-terminal domain-containing protein produces the protein MVHVRNRSIRSYALTTVLTLAAVWSVAPATQADTGIHIVMNQARILKLARPADTVVVGDPEIADAVVKDSRTVVLTGKGFGITNIVIIDADGAAIVDDQVMVSRSVANTTRVYRRAYVQTLSCTPYCETAQKTEAEKASDSQIGGAN, from the coding sequence ATGGTTCACGTCAGAAACCGAAGCATCCGTTCCTATGCCCTCACAACCGTGTTGACCCTGGCTGCCGTTTGGTCGGTTGCCCCGGCAACGCAGGCCGACACCGGCATTCACATCGTGATGAACCAGGCAAGGATCCTCAAGCTTGCCCGTCCAGCCGATACGGTGGTCGTCGGAGATCCGGAAATCGCCGATGCGGTCGTCAAGGATTCGCGTACGGTCGTGCTGACAGGCAAGGGTTTTGGTATCACCAATATTGTCATCATCGATGCGGACGGCGCCGCTATCGTCGATGACCAGGTCATGGTCAGCCGCAGCGTCGCCAATACGACGCGCGTTTATCGCCGGGCCTATGTCCAGACGCTTTCGTGCACGCCCTATTGCGAAACGGCACAGAAAACCGAGGCTGAGAAAGCATCAGACTCGCAAATTGGCGGCGCTAACTGA
- a CDS encoding TadE/TadG family type IV pilus assembly protein produces MFGKIHKLFGLRHTAEATDEPKGVRGSTAARFFANKRGTVAIEFALIALPFFLLVFAIIEVSLSFTAQQVMANTTDDIARQLRTGEIKTLNLAQLKQKVCAGLLMPAANCPDLFVDLRTYTTFALVPKTIPLKATGDVDSTGFTSAPGGAGTINQLRVFYRWPIFTDLMKPRIANIDGTGKILLFSTATWKNEPYL; encoded by the coding sequence ATGTTCGGGAAAATTCATAAACTCTTTGGCCTTCGACACACCGCCGAGGCAACTGATGAGCCGAAGGGCGTGCGCGGCTCTACCGCGGCGCGGTTCTTCGCCAACAAGCGCGGCACGGTCGCAATCGAATTCGCGCTCATAGCGTTGCCCTTCTTCCTGCTGGTCTTCGCAATTATCGAAGTGAGCCTGAGTTTTACAGCCCAGCAGGTGATGGCAAACACAACGGATGACATTGCACGCCAGTTGCGCACCGGTGAGATCAAGACCCTCAATCTGGCCCAGCTGAAGCAAAAGGTTTGCGCGGGGCTGCTGATGCCGGCGGCGAACTGTCCCGACCTGTTTGTGGATTTGCGCACTTACACCACCTTCGCCCTCGTTCCCAAAACCATCCCGCTCAAGGCAACAGGCGACGTCGATTCAACCGGATTCACGAGCGCACCGGGCGGGGCCGGTACAATCAACCAGCTGCGAGTCTTTTATCGCTGGCCGATTTTTACCGATCTTATGAAACCTCGCATCGCCAACATCGACGGAACAGGCAAGATACTGCTTTTCTCGACCGCAACGTGGAAAAACGAGCCCTATCTCTGA
- a CDS encoding TadE/TadG family type IV pilus assembly protein, with amino-acid sequence MEAYNKRKKTAAELLNRMRNFLRDRRGVAALEFALIAPVMIALYMGSVEATAGLDLNKNLGRATSMVADLVTQQQTITKASIKDIMDIGTATLLPYVRDTPQITITAIDISAASVATVAWSRRKVNLTYTKPYVTGSAVALDANLLIPSTSVIRVEMSIAYVPLMAFYMKNVVTTATGTSAVGITMPKTSYGRVRQGASVTCSDC; translated from the coding sequence ATGGAAGCCTACAACAAAAGAAAAAAGACCGCAGCCGAGTTGCTGAACCGGATGCGGAACTTTCTCCGTGATCGGCGCGGTGTCGCGGCGCTGGAATTCGCCCTGATCGCGCCTGTCATGATCGCTCTCTATATGGGCAGCGTGGAGGCAACTGCGGGACTGGATCTCAACAAAAATCTTGGCCGCGCCACCAGCATGGTCGCGGATCTGGTTACCCAGCAACAAACCATCACCAAGGCGAGTATCAAGGATATCATGGATATCGGAACGGCGACGCTCCTGCCCTATGTGCGCGACACGCCGCAGATCACCATCACCGCCATCGACATATCGGCCGCCAGCGTCGCGACAGTTGCGTGGTCAAGGCGGAAGGTTAATCTCACTTACACAAAACCGTACGTAACCGGAAGTGCAGTCGCTCTTGATGCAAATCTGCTAATCCCGAGTACGTCGGTGATCAGGGTCGAGATGTCGATAGCCTATGTGCCGCTCATGGCCTTCTACATGAAGAATGTGGTGACGACAGCAACCGGTACTTCGGCTGTCGGAATAACCATGCCCAAGACCTCATACGGGCGCGTTCGGCAGGGCGCATCGGTCACCTGTTCCGACTGCTAG
- a CDS encoding phosphopentomutase: MSRAFLFVLDSFGIGGAPDAKEFGDEGSNTFGHIVEACAAGTGDRAGLRSGPLHLPNLKALGLFHAAHLASDLPLPPEPLVPSGLWGAAEEVSKGKDTPSGHWEIAGVPVTFNWGYFPQQIPTFPDSLVADAMGRAHIPGILGNKHASGTDIIDEYGEEHIRTGKPIFYTSTDSVIQIAAHEVHFGLDRLYELCAVLRELVDPLDIGRVIARPFIGETRETFTRTGNRRDYSVPPPEPTLLDRLTDAGRMVIAIGKIGDIYAHRGVGQVRKANGNMALFDETLVAMDDAQDGDLVFTNFVDFDMLYGHRRDVPGYAAALEAFDRRLPEALAKLRPGDLMVLTADHGCDPTYKGTDHTRERVPVLCYGPDLPHASFGIRPTFADIGETVAAHLGIAPGLHGRSFLKGTGDIAPNA; this comes from the coding sequence ATGTCCCGCGCTTTCCTTTTTGTACTCGATTCCTTTGGTATCGGCGGCGCGCCGGATGCCAAGGAGTTCGGGGATGAAGGCTCAAATACATTCGGTCATATTGTCGAAGCCTGCGCAGCCGGCACTGGCGATCGGGCCGGACTGCGTTCCGGTCCACTCCACCTGCCGAACCTGAAGGCGCTCGGTCTCTTCCACGCCGCCCATCTCGCATCAGATCTTCCGCTCCCTCCGGAGCCGCTCGTTCCGTCGGGACTATGGGGTGCAGCGGAAGAAGTATCCAAAGGCAAGGACACGCCGTCCGGCCATTGGGAGATTGCCGGCGTGCCCGTTACTTTTAACTGGGGCTATTTCCCGCAGCAAATCCCGACCTTCCCCGACAGTCTCGTGGCCGATGCCATGGGCCGTGCACACATTCCCGGCATCCTCGGCAACAAACACGCGTCCGGCACGGATATCATCGATGAATATGGCGAGGAGCATATCCGCACCGGCAAGCCTATATTCTACACGTCGACCGATTCCGTCATCCAGATTGCCGCGCATGAGGTGCATTTCGGTCTGGACCGGCTCTATGAACTCTGCGCGGTTCTTCGCGAGCTTGTCGATCCGCTCGATATTGGCCGCGTCATCGCAAGGCCCTTTATCGGAGAAACCCGGGAAACCTTCACGCGGACCGGCAATCGCCGCGATTATTCTGTCCCGCCGCCGGAGCCGACATTGCTCGACCGGCTGACCGACGCGGGCCGTATGGTAATCGCCATCGGCAAGATTGGCGATATTTATGCGCATCGCGGCGTTGGCCAGGTGCGTAAGGCCAATGGCAATATGGCGCTCTTCGATGAAACGCTCGTCGCTATGGACGACGCACAGGACGGCGATCTGGTCTTCACCAATTTCGTCGATTTCGACATGCTCTATGGCCATAGACGCGATGTGCCCGGGTACGCGGCAGCGCTGGAAGCTTTCGACCGGCGGCTGCCGGAGGCATTGGCCAAACTGCGCCCAGGCGATCTTATGGTTCTCACTGCAGATCATGGCTGCGACCCGACCTATAAGGGAACTGATCATACGCGCGAACGTGTGCCTGTCCTCTGTTACGGTCCCGACCTTCCCCACGCCTCATTCGGTATTCGCCCGACCTTTGCTGATATCGGAGAAACGGTCGCCGCCCATCTCGGTATCGCGCCGGGCTTGCATGGCAGGAGCTTCCTGAAGGGAACCGGAGACATCGCTCCAAATGCCTGA